Proteins co-encoded in one Sebastes fasciatus isolate fSebFas1 chromosome 11, fSebFas1.pri, whole genome shotgun sequence genomic window:
- the LOC141776599 gene encoding small ribosomal subunit protein uS3mA-like → MESSLSRSGSLCSSSGSRALHVTAACCKNKAARVRVGKGDKPITYEQALPPHYIAHRKGWLSHNTSNLKGEEGAADRTIEDVFIRRFMFGTFHACLANEIVIKRRGNLLIVCALMIQKLPPQKFYFLIGYSESLLSHLYKCPVKLEIQTLQDKAVYKYL, encoded by the exons atggAG AGTTCTTTATCCAGGTCCGGCTCATTATGCAGCTCCTCTGGAAGCAGAGCTCTCCACGTCACTGCAGCGTGCTGCAAG AACAAAGCAGCTCGTGTCCGAGTGGGGAAAGGAGACAAACCTATAACCTATGAGCAAGCACTTCCACCTCATTACATCGCCCACCGCAAAGGATGGCTGTCACACAATACCA GTAAcctgaaaggagaggagggtgCAGCTGACCGGACCATAGAGGACGTGTTCATAAGACGTTTCATGTTCGGGACCTTCCACGCCTGCCTGGCCAACGAGATCGTGATCAAACGACGCGGCAACCTGCTCATCGTGTGCGCTTTGATGATCCAGAAGTTACCTCCGCAGAAGTTTTACTTCTTGATCGGCTACTCGGAGTCGCTGCTGTCGCACCTGTACAAATGCCCCGTCAAGTTAGAGATTCAGACGCTGCAGGATAAAGCCGTGTACAAGTACCTCTGA